The nucleotide sequence CTGACAGTTTTGATTTGTGTCTAGTGAACTCTGCACCAGGCTGATCACAATAGTTCCCTGCAATGAGCAGGGAGCCTGTCTGCTCCAGAAAGGTTATGAGCTCACAGCAGAGAAACCACAGAATCTCACTGAATAACTTAGCAGAggtagagaaggaaggaaagaggaatccTGTTTAATAAACTTATAAAGATGGTTGATTGGCCAGACCCTTACTATTGCCCTCAGTGTATGCTGACCCCCATACTTactttcatatattgtacttacAGTCCACCCTTTACCAAATAGTTCCAGGCAGGTTACAAAAATGTCACAGTTAAATGAGCACAGTTTACATTAAAATAATAGGGATCCCTAGCCATTTTCCAAGAACACTTTCTGTTGTCGCATGTCTCAAGTACACCAAGGTGGGGGATGTTCTGAATCCGGTGGACAAAGTCAGCTGATTGACAGCTATATTGTCCCACCTCCCTCATACAGTGCTTCCCAAGTAACTGACATGACTGCTGCTTGGTTGAAAGGGACTTGGGAACTGCTGCACAAAGCACTTTGCAAGCCTTGGGCTCAGCACTTCCCAAGTACCAAGCTCAGGACTGGCAAAGCTGCTTTCtgcatggattggctgtgatCCAAGTTCCCAACGGGAAACTGTTGCACAGCTGATCCCAGCAGGCCTGAAGTCTTCAACCATGCTAGTATCAGCTAGACCTGCTAGCTAGACCTGCTCCACATCTAATGTCCTTGCAGGCAAACTGGGACTTATGCTGGTGTATCTTTGCTACCCAGAATAACTGGGAGGTGCTACTGACAGGACTGTGATTCAAACTGGGAAGGAAGAAGACACAAGAATCCTTTAGCTTTGATGCAGTTTATGTGAGAGTGAGTTGGTGtgctttccttttcttccctctgCACTCACGCTgtaggctggggtggggaacctgtgatgcTCCAATTACAACTCTTATCTCTTGTTGATGGGAatcccaacaacatccagaggatgTTTCCTACCCCTGCTGTATATTCTCTGCCTCTGGTTCTTGGAATAAACACCCACAGATATCTGTGATGGATAGAAGGTAAGTGCAAAGGGAGGAATGGCTTAGAGGCTCCACTTATCTCCACTTGTAATATTCACATGACCAACTCTGAACATACAAGAAATCTGGAAAAAGTGTGGGGACACACAATGAATTAGTGTTGATTAGGGATGAGGAAGCCATATATACCTTGTTATGATGATGGCTGCTTCTTCAGTAGCAGGGGTTCTTTTCTCTTGATCTTGCACCAAATCTACTCCAATGAACAATCCAAcacccctttttaaaagaaaaaggatatCAGTAAGAAGGCAACAAGCTGCAATGCATAGATTTTGTAAGTTGGCTTCTCCATTTAatgctccatttttaaaaatggcaattgGCGGTAAGCCAGGTACTTTCTCTTTATAAAGAGGATGAAATAGTTACTAGTTATAGCACATAAAGATTGGATTGTTAAGAAACTGATACCTGACATCGCCAATTAGAggatgttttgctttttgctgatTGAGTAGTTCCATGAGGAAGCTTCCCAcctggagggcatggagttgaAGCTGTTCCTTCTCAATCACATCCAAGACCGCTATACCTATTGCACAGGACACAGGATTTCCTCCAAACTGAACCCGGGGCCGGGGAAAGAAAATCACAAAGAGATGAGCTTTCTACATTTAGTAGTGGACTAATCTGAACTGAAAGGAATTCTAAAAGCAGCACACTGCATCTGTTTATATGAAAGTACATTAAAACTGGgacactggtggcactgtggtctaaaccacagagcctagggcttgccgatcagaaggtcggcagttcgaatccccgtgacagggtgagcccagtcccagctcctgcccacctagcagttcgaaagcacaaagtgcaagtagataaacgggtaccacaggaaggtaaacggcgtttccatgcgctgctctggtttgccagaagcggctcagttatgctggccacatgacttggaagctgtctgcggacaaacgctggctccctcggcctatagagcgagatgagtgcgcaaccccagagcctgcgactggatctaacggtcaggggtacctttacctttacattaaacAAAAATGTCTAATTAAAGATGACTTTCACAGGTAGTTTGCAGTCACACAGTACGGATTTGGGAAGTTACCGTGTTAAAATACTCCACTCCTGTTGCTGAAAACGCCTCTGCAATTTCCTTTGTCGTTGCTACACAAGAGACAGGATGCCCATTGCCAATTGGTTTTCCCATGGTGATAATATCGGGAATAAAATCCTCTCCTTGAAGTTGAAATGCCCAGAAATGTTTGCCAACCCTTCCAAAGCCAACTTGAATCTCATCAGCAATGAATACACCTCCTGCGCTGTGTATGTGCCTATTAAAAGAGCCAAATCACACATACAGgtataaaacccaataaatttATAATTAGTTTACTAGCTGATTCTCATTTTAAAAGTTGGAATATTTGATTGTGTGCTTCAAAATATTAAATTTccttaaaattaaaaatgcaataagcaCAATGAACTAAAAATTGTTCAGTGCTGACAAAATTGAACAGCAAGTAAGATAATTCCATTAAAGAGAGTTGCACCCTTCTAAGCCTTATTGTTTTCAGCGTGACACATGGTTATTTCTCCCAATGAAATCAACGGgatttaaaagtgcttaactttggcagaGTTAACAGCACCAAACGTCCTCAGCCAGAAGCTCAAACAAAGCAGTTTAGTTGGGAGTGGGAAAATATATAAGGAAAGTTAAAAAGCAATACTCACTCAGCTGCCTTTTGGAAATAACCAGGTGGTGGAATGATTTGTCCAGCAACACTTGGTAAAGATTCCACAAAAAAGGCAGCAAACTGAAAAGATAAGATGAAGCCAGTAGTAGTATGCATGCCACGTTTCAAGCTGAAACAGCATTTTGTGTTCCTAATTCAGAAATCTTCATACAGTAccaggctgcctgcctgcctcccacacACACGAATCTCTGTTCATTGAGCAAATGGCATGTACACCCAGAAGATAAATTATCTGAAACCTTTTCAGCGCAGTCACTCCTTAAGATGAAATATACACATTACATGTGAAAAATTTTCAGAATACATTCAACTCAGGTTGACATATGATGGATGAAAGGTTATATTCCACTTAACTCTTTATTTtacctttcttcctttttgctgTGCTTGGTCAATTATTTTTTTCACTTCGTTGGCATATGCCGTGGCCGGATCCTTATTGTCTTCTCTGTATAATCCTCGGTATGTGTCAGGAAGAGGAGCCTGTCCAAAGAAAGTGTAATTGCTATTCACAATCACCAGAGCTTAGATGAATTAGAAATTAATGGAAAATGGTCAAAGTACGCTCTCTTTTGCATACCACATGGACCCATTCCTTTTGGCCTTCTAGATTTCTGAATTTATATGGACTTATGTCAATCAGGGATGTCAGATGTCCATGATAagcactttaaataaaaacaaacaatcagtAGAACCACACAGTGAAGTCTACATTAATTCACTGGGACTAccagagattttgcagcattTAGACTGCCAAACTGAAGCTGCTGCTGTGCTTAAGCacttcacatacagtggtgccccgcaagacgaatgcctcgcaaaacggaaaacccgcaagatgaaagggttttccgttttggaggcgcttcgcaagacgaatttccctatgggcttgcttcgcaagaagaaagcccatagggaaatctccggggacctcttttaaatgctggcggtggggagcaaagcctttccccccctccggccttcagaagaggtccaggaaggccggcgggggccgaaaggctttgctccccaccgccagcattttaaaagcggtccgggatagcagggaagcgcttcccgctatcccggacagcttttgaaggcaggctgggggggaccaaagacttttgccccccgccggccttcagaagagatcctggacctcttctgaaggccgtcggggggcaaaagtctttgctcccccctgcctgccttcccgggggcttttaaatcgccccgggacagcggagaagtcctccgctgtcccggggtttttaaaaatgctggcgggcggcagcgaaggcttcactgccgcccgccagcattttaaaatcgccccggacagcagagaagtcctccgctgtcccggggttttttaaaatgcattttttaaaatgcattttaagatcgccccggacagcggagaagtcctccgctgtcccggggcgattttaaaatgctggcgggcggcagcgaagccttcgatgccacccgccagcattttaaaaaaccccgggacagcggaggacttctccgctgtcccggggcgatttaaaagcccccgggaaggcaggcagggggaagcaaagacttttgccccccgacggccttcagaagaggtccaggatcgcccgccagcattttaaaatcgccccgggacagcggagaagtctccgctgtcccggggttttttaaaatgctgggggtgggaagaaaaacccttgtcccctcccccccagccttcagaagaggtcgggggacagactgtccccggacctggtctgaaggcggtttccataggaacgcattgattgattttgaatgcattcctatgggaaaccgtgcttcgcaagacgaaaaacttgcaagaagaaaaaacttgcggaacgaattaatttcgtcttgcgaggcaccactgtattcattctGTTGCCCCTTTCTGAAGAAAGCAAGCAGCTGCCTGGAAGATAAATTTTCTGTTTCCTCAAGCTCTTGTAATGACAGTATAAATTACGATTTAGTCAAGAAGCACAGTGCCCATTCCATTGGTAGCACAGTGTAATTTCCTGCAAGGTTGTATGTACTGTACCTTGATGTTGACAACAGGCAACCTGGGGCCCAGAAAATGGACTTAAGGAACCTGATGTACTTCTGGCTCAGAAACAGAAACAGGTCTAGACTTGACAAGTACCTGGATGGTGAGTTGCCTGGGAAGCTCACGTACCTTGCTCTGAGACGCCTTAGAAGAACGGCAGGATTCAAATGTAAAAAATTATGCAAGAGAATAAACACTAAGACACTCCCAACTTTCTAGTAAAAACATGTCTACATTGGGCATTTTGACTTTCTCTTCAAAAGTTAAATGAAAATTCCCAGGTTTGCTTTATAATTTTACTTTGTTAAAAGTATATATACACTTACTGGTCCACCACAAGTATGTCCTCATGTTTTGTATACTGCCGTGCCAATCTCAGAGCAAGATCATTGGCTTCTGACCTACAATGAAAAAGTTATGCAGCTTGCTTTCCGTAGAATCGGTAACCTCTCCAGCTTTACTGTTTTGTATCTATAGTCTACAGAACTGAGCAACCAGATTTCAAATGTACAAATTGCACAGCAAAATGACAAAAAAGAAATACACAGCATTATGGTTTTTGACCCACCCGATCTATATGTTTTGCTAATTGTTTCCTTGCAGTTGCATGGTGTGAGGTTTTTCCTCCAAGAAAGGAATGCACAGAAATGTTAATTTTTCTCTAAAGCCGGGAACTATGTGTATTCATCCTAATTTGAGGAACATaagttaaaatacaaataaatttcAGGCATTTGGCTTAATCAAAGCAGTTTGATTGTCCCAATAAACACAGCCTGTTTTGCAAACAATGTATAAAAAAGATGTATAGTTTTATAGGCTCTAAAATACCTATTATTTGTTTCCAACATTCAATTTCTAGTGTGACTAATTTAAAAGTTATTGCTTCAGCTTACATATTCTTACTTAGCAGGATTTCATTCTAAGTTCAGTTGATATTTACTTCCAAGTGagcgtgcacaggactgcagccttagaagaAATGCAGCTTGAGATGGTCTCACGAAGAAGTCCTATTAGCAATGTGTCACAAACTTACCCTGAATTCAAAAAATAGAAAGTGCACAGCTTCTTAGGCAATGTATTAGAGAGTCTTTGTGCATAGTCCACCAAATTGTCATGCAAATACCGAGAGTTTGTATTTAGTGCCAAATTTTGTTGATGTGCTGCTCTGATCACTTCTGAGTGGCAGTGTCCAACTGAAAAATAAGGAAGAGGCAAGATGAGAGAATGCCAAGTGTCCATAAATGCTATTAAGACAAATGTTGGCTCTGACTcctttattttatatacagtccTTAAAAAATCatgcaaaatttaaaacataagagccaaaggcccatctagtttagcattctgttctcacagtggctaatcaAGATGTCTATGGGGAAGCTCGCAAGCAGGACCCGAGAGCATATCTACTCTCCACATTTGTGATTctaaactggtattcaaaggcatattcCCTCTAGCAGTGGAGGTCTTTTATCAGGTCAGGGTATAGGTGACTTGGCTTACTGGCTAGCCAAACAATGCCTGTACAAAGGCTGTACAGATAGGCATAATAGTTGCCTTCCTACCACCTCATGCCAGCCTATTCAGGTACCTGATCTGGCACTGCTGGCTATGGAGTTGTAGGGCTGAGGTCTAATGGGCATGCACTGGAGTTATCTGTGAAGGGATCAAACATTTGTCACATGGGGCAAATTTTGATGTCTGTGTATGCGATAGGGAATAGGTTAAGTGCACACACTTAAGCCCCTGATTTTCCAAGCCAGGTTTCACTGGCCAGAATCAGTTTTGTCCAGTTTAAATTGGGCCAGCAGGTTACCATTGCAAGAATGTACACATAAATGTAGTTTAGGCCCATCAGTGCTTATTAACAAGAATGTGGTTTCACGCTTGCCTTGAGCAACGTTGTTGATACAGTCAAGGTACTTGTTTCCATTTTCATCATACATATACTGGCCCTTTGCACTGATAATCTTCACAGGGTCTTCTGGGAAAAAAAGCTTGCAGGAGgatctgaattttttttaaaaaaacaaagtaaaattgAAATGAGAAGCAAATACTCCCACGTCACTAATTTTATTGCACTTTTTTAGCATGCTCAATGAACTCAGgttttaaaattaactttttaGTTAATTCCCTCCATTCTTGTCACTAATTGAATACTAAAAAATTAGTCTAAACTTTTATCATACTAAACTTCAAGAAATATGAGCAGTAATTTAAAGCCTCCGCACTAATAAAATCTAAGAGGGGTTCTTGCTTAGAGAAGCCTTTGCCAATTTGGTGCCATTGACATATTCTGAACAAATTTTGACATATTTCCCTTGAGCCCCAGCctttatggccatgctggctggagctgacagTCATGATAGTCCAATGGTAgcgggttggcaaaggctgacttAAAGAATAAATTTTACCTTTTACATACCCCTCATATACCATGTTtcagtttctgtgctctgctgaaAGTAGCCTCCTTAGCCCTCTGTAGCACATTCCCAGAAGTTTCCCCTTTTGAAAGGTCTACAATATGTCAGTTGTAGAGAGACCTTTTAGAAGTACGACAAGccctttatttgtatttattggcAACCAGGATAAGGATTAGGTTGTTTCATCAGTGGTGGTTCTTTACTGGAGAGCCATAGCAttgtagaattgttgagttgtaaagtacccagagggtcatctaacccaacctgcaatgcaactaaaatatccatgacagatggccaaccaatATCTGCTTAAAAGCCCCCAAGGCAGGGGAATCCACTGCACTAGCTACCAGACTTGCTCTGCCAAGTTAGTGCTAAAGAGTTTAGCCAGAGGTAATAATCAAGTATCATATAACAAACTGGACCTTACAATTTTTCTTCTCTCTTACCTTTTCTtaggtaattttatttatttaaaatatttccacCCCAACTTTttgggcaaagcctcataaggcggTTTACACTATAAATGCTCAAATTAACACAAACATCAGATTATAAAGCAAATATTGGGGTGTCAGCAGTAAGATAAATGCTTGGCAGAAGTATAACGTCTGTAAAGTCCAGTTAAACACCACAAAAGGAGACTCATGGGAAGTAATTCCACAGATGTGGTGCCACTAAAGGTCCTGTCCCCTGGTACCCAACAACCTTAGTGGCAgcggtgcccaaacttttttcaaagagggccagatttgatgaagtgaacatgtgtgagggccgactGAAGttgtttttacaattttaccccaaagttgttgaatcTTTTTTtgggattgaagttgctgagctttttaaaggattttaccccaggacatatactgccacggggggtGGATTAAATTGACCACCGGGCCGGATTAAGCCCCTGAAATGaattttggacatgcctggtggcAGGTCACAGCATTAGGCCTCCAAAGCTGATGTTAGGGCCTAGGCACTTTAATGTGTGTGTAGGAAGATATTCAAATGATCTGTTAGCAAAACAACCACCTCAGGCTGACACTATGCCCCCAACATCACCTGGACAGGCCCCTCTAGaaagggttcagatccccacttggccataaagCTGACTGAGTGACCTTGGTTCTCTATTTAAGtgcctaacatacctcacagggttattgtgaagataatgggggagggggagagaaagagaaccaCCTATGcggccttgagctccttgaaagcAAGGTGGGATATGCATCTAGTAATAAACAAACCAGAAATTTGAATTCAGGGCATGGAACTGATAGGAGATAGCAAGTACTGGGCTAGGTGTGAGGCCTTTGTTCTGAAAGACCAATAAAAAGGCCTgaccgggggcgggggcgggggaagagCTTTATATCCTCACATTAGAAATTCAaacacctgctggatcagaacacaTGTACATAACATTTATGTGCCCCTGCGCATTAGAAATCAAAACAGCATTCAGTATACTGAAGCAAGCATCTTACAAAGCTGTGGGAGAAGAGCGACTGTATTTTAGTCAAATATCCTAAGCGTTTTGCAGTATTGTTAGGTCGCGTGCCTTTCTGTGGTACTCCGCGAGAATGAGAAATACAAGCTGGTAACCCACACGAAGCAACCGGATCCTATGCAATGGGAAGGGGCGGAGCGGGATTTGCGACGGGAGCGAGCGGGGCATATTGCCGCTCTCTCTAGCGCGCCTGCCACGTAGCAGCTATTAACCGAGCGAGGCAAGCAGGTGAAAGGTATCTGACCCAAACGCGCCAGGAGCCGGAACACGTCCCCGACGCTGCATGTTTCGGATGGGACCGGTTTCCCTGAGGCACCGACGCCGGGCTCAGAGTCACGTGAAGGGAGCCGGGCGCGTGGGCAACCTCAAGAGGGGCACACCTGGAAggaagcggggggaggggatACCCTCTCAGTCTCTGGAAGGACACCCTCCCCTCTCAGCAGAATCACGACCTACCCGATGAGCTGCTTCCGCAAAGCCAGAGTCTCCTGGCGGCTGCGTGGCTCCGCGCTCATGGCTGCCCAGGAGTATAGAACCGTAGAGATAGGATGAAGATGTCACTTAGGGGCAACCTGGTTTTCCTGGAGGAAGGCTTTCCGGGTTCCTTGTGAGGCTCTTCCCCTGCTCGGGGAGGCGGAAGTGAGAGCTGCCTcagtggggggaaatagggcTGGGCAGCGGTTTCTCCGCCCCGGCAAAGAGAGGATGCTGAGGCACTTTCCGTTTTTTATTCTCTTGTGTGAAATGTGATTTTATTGCGTTCCCCCCTCGACCCCCCACAAGCCAGTGTAGCCTGTTATCTAAAAGGCGCAGCTTGGAGGGGGTGGGTCCATGATAACCGAGAGTTCACCGGCCCGCTCCGTGCACGAACGGAAGCGAGGAATCCGCTCCCGCGTCTGGCCTGAGCAGCCGGGATTCTGCAACGCCCCCTGGTGGGCGCGTCCTCGGCTGGGCTGCAGGCGGCGAAGCCCAAAGAGTAGAGTCTGCGGCTCCCGCGAGGGCAGCGTCAGAAGCCGCTGA is from Podarcis muralis chromosome 2, rPodMur119.hap1.1, whole genome shotgun sequence and encodes:
- the PHYKPL gene encoding 5-phosphohydroxy-L-lysine phospho-lyase isoform X3; its protein translation is MSAEPRSRQETLALRKQLIGSSCKLFFPEDPVKIISAKGQYMYDENGNKYLDCINNVAQVGHCHSEVIRAAHQQNLALNTNSRYLHDNLVDYAQRLSNTLPKKLCTFYFLNSGAYHGHLTSLIDISPYKFRNLEGQKEWVHVAPLPDTYRGLYREDNKDPATAYANEVKKIIDQAQQKGRKFAAFFVESLPSVAGQIIPPPGYFQKAAEHIHSAGGVFIADEIQVGFGRVGKHFWAFQLQGEDFIPDIITMGKPIGNGHPVSCVATTKEIAEAFSATGVEYFNTFGGNPVSCAIGIAVLDVIEKEQLQLHALQVGSFLMELLNQQKAKHPLIGDVRGVGLFIGVDLVQDQEKRTPATEEAAIIITRLKEEFIMLATDGPGRNVLKFKPPLCFNAEDAKLVADKLDKILTELEKREA
- the PHYKPL gene encoding 5-phosphohydroxy-L-lysine phospho-lyase isoform X1, which translates into the protein MSAEPRSRQETLALRKQLIGSSCKLFFPEDPVKIISAKGQYMYDENGNKYLDCINNVAQVGHCHSEVIRAAHQQNLALNTNSRYLHDNLVDYAQRLSNTLPKKLCTFYFLNSGSEANDLALRLARQYTKHEDILVVDHAYHGHLTSLIDISPYKFRNLEGQKEWVHVAPLPDTYRGLYREDNKDPATAYANEVKKIIDQAQQKGRKFAAFFVESLPSVAGQIIPPPGYFQKAAEHIHSAGGVFIADEIQVGFGRVGKHFWAFQLQGEDFIPDIITMGKPIGNGHPVSCVATTKEIAEAFSATGVEYFNTFGGNPVSCAIGIAVLDVIEKEQLQLHALQVGSFLMELLNQQKAKHPLIGDVRGVGLFIGVDLVQDQEKRTPATEEAAIIITRLKEEFIMLATDGPGRNVLKFKPPLCFNAEDAKLVADKLDKILTELEKREA
- the PHYKPL gene encoding 5-phosphohydroxy-L-lysine phospho-lyase isoform X2 — translated: MQRRGRVPAPGAFGSSCKLFFPEDPVKIISAKGQYMYDENGNKYLDCINNVAQVGHCHSEVIRAAHQQNLALNTNSRYLHDNLVDYAQRLSNTLPKKLCTFYFLNSGSEANDLALRLARQYTKHEDILVVDHAYHGHLTSLIDISPYKFRNLEGQKEWVHVAPLPDTYRGLYREDNKDPATAYANEVKKIIDQAQQKGRKFAAFFVESLPSVAGQIIPPPGYFQKAAEHIHSAGGVFIADEIQVGFGRVGKHFWAFQLQGEDFIPDIITMGKPIGNGHPVSCVATTKEIAEAFSATGVEYFNTFGGNPVSCAIGIAVLDVIEKEQLQLHALQVGSFLMELLNQQKAKHPLIGDVRGVGLFIGVDLVQDQEKRTPATEEAAIIITRLKEEFIMLATDGPGRNVLKFKPPLCFNAEDAKLVADKLDKILTELEKREA
- the PHYKPL gene encoding 5-phosphohydroxy-L-lysine phospho-lyase isoform X4, which produces MYDENGNKYLDCINNVAQVGHCHSEVIRAAHQQNLALNTNSRYLHDNLVDYAQRLSNTLPKKLCTFYFLNSGSEANDLALRLARQYTKHEDILVVDHAYHGHLTSLIDISPYKFRNLEGQKEWVHVAPLPDTYRGLYREDNKDPATAYANEVKKIIDQAQQKGRKFAAFFVESLPSVAGQIIPPPGYFQKAAEHIHSAGGVFIADEIQVGFGRVGKHFWAFQLQGEDFIPDIITMGKPIGNGHPVSCVATTKEIAEAFSATGVEYFNTFGGNPVSCAIGIAVLDVIEKEQLQLHALQVGSFLMELLNQQKAKHPLIGDVRGVGLFIGVDLVQDQEKRTPATEEAAIIITRLKEEFIMLATDGPGRNVLKFKPPLCFNAEDAKLVADKLDKILTELEKREA